A single region of the Candidatus Afararchaeum irisae genome encodes:
- a CDS encoding aminotransferase class IV has translation MSGSRDDVSESDETYVIVDEEPGSERRKKPEPVRAEEASVSPLDRGFLYGDAVFETLRCYGSSPAFLSRHIHRLNSALDEVGIPASFTEDDLESRIRRLLGRIHDDAGYETDTYVRVSVTRGERRGLLSPTETSPTLVAVAKALDGSRRYPPADIEVVEETRPVSSLGSLKTHNYLPNILAKSETETDEALMLDGSGCVASGAVSNVFFFDSDGVLVTPGTRIRKGVTREVVLETAGSLGIEVREKNPRRDAVDEYVSGFLTNSTWGVRRISSIDGESLEVIGALEDLRDEYIERATSCGSVFD, from the coding sequence TGAGCGGGAGTAGAGACGACGTCTCGGAATCGGATGAGACCTACGTCATAGTCGACGAGGAGCCCGGGAGTGAGAGACGTAAGAAGCCCGAGCCAGTCAGAGCCGAGGAGGCGTCGGTCTCGCCCCTCGACAGAGGATTCCTGTACGGTGACGCAGTCTTCGAGACGTTACGGTGTTACGGATCGAGTCCCGCGTTTCTCAGCAGACACATCCACCGTCTTAACTCGGCTCTCGACGAAGTCGGAATCCCCGCGTCATTCACTGAAGATGACCTCGAATCACGTATACGGCGGCTTCTCGGTAGGATACACGACGACGCAGGCTACGAGACTGACACATACGTCCGCGTCTCTGTCACTAGGGGCGAGAGACGCGGGCTCCTATCCCCCACCGAGACGTCTCCGACACTCGTCGCCGTAGCCAAGGCGTTAGACGGCTCTAGGAGGTATCCGCCCGCAGACATCGAGGTAGTCGAAGAGACGAGACCTGTGAGTAGCTTGGGAAGTCTCAAGACACATAACTACCTGCCGAATATACTCGCGAAGTCGGAGACTGAGACTGACGAGGCTCTGATGCTCGACGGTTCGGGATGTGTAGCCTCGGGCGCGGTCTCGAACGTCTTCTTCTTCGACTCCGACGGCGTCCTCGTGACCCCCGGGACACGTATACGTAAAGGTGTCACGCGTGAGGTCGTCTTGGAGACAGCCGGGAGTCTCGGGATCGAGGTCAGAGAGAAGAATCCGAGACGTGACGCAGTCGACGAATATGTCTCGGGCTTCCTCACTAACTCGACCTGGGGCGTGCGGCGTATATCGAGCATCGACGGGGAGTCGCTCGAAGTCATCGGGGCTCTGGAGGATCTCAGGGACGAGTACATCGAGCGGGCGACTTCGTGCGGTTCTGTTTTTGATTGA
- a CDS encoding type II/IV secretion system ATPase subunit: MSQNDEGAVGTYVEAQAIEEAVEPEEETPPDPKVIDEVLEYFDSAADDELAFGVPSEKFVRESLFNFSYLDEYDERQLRYWVNKPYAYIEILYDDEEEENVYQAVEPALDDFEKYVSEDLIRMLRDVLMYVELGDEKNRHDRFKEISEEIIREYSGDLSEGSLYKIYYYLRRHFVDYGKIDPLMRDRQIEDISCDGVGIPIYIYHREYRDLKTNVVFDTDTSLNEFVTRMAQRTGKHISVSNPLVDTSLPDGSRVQLTLGTDISTRGSNFTVRHFAEVPITPVDLIHWNTFSVEEMAYFWLAIENNKSLIFAGGTASGKTTSMNAVSFFIPPRSKVVTIEDTREITLPHENWVASMTRETFTGEERGNVDMYDLLQTALRQRPEYLLVGEIRAQHDVALTFFQAMSTGHTSYTTFHADSIDTVIHRLEGEPLNVPRQMVEALDIVSIQKQIYTEGRRVRRTSEVVEVLEVGGGSMSTQTLFEWDPSTDTQRKISESSVLEEIRESHGWSGEDLRNELRNREKVLEYMLENGIRDYRRVARIISKYWKNSGRVMSKIENGEL, encoded by the coding sequence GTGTCTCAAAATGATGAGGGTGCTGTAGGTACTTACGTCGAAGCTCAGGCGATAGAAGAAGCCGTAGAGCCCGAGGAGGAGACTCCCCCTGACCCGAAGGTCATAGACGAGGTCTTGGAGTACTTCGACTCAGCGGCTGACGACGAACTCGCGTTCGGAGTCCCTTCGGAGAAGTTCGTGAGAGAGAGTCTCTTCAACTTCAGCTACCTCGACGAGTACGACGAGAGACAGCTGAGGTACTGGGTCAACAAGCCCTATGCTTACATAGAGATACTCTACGACGACGAGGAGGAGGAAAACGTCTACCAAGCCGTCGAGCCCGCACTCGATGACTTCGAGAAGTACGTCAGCGAGGATCTCATAAGGATGCTTCGCGACGTACTCATGTACGTCGAACTTGGAGACGAGAAAAACAGGCACGACAGGTTCAAGGAGATCTCGGAGGAGATAATAAGAGAGTACAGCGGCGACCTCTCCGAGGGTTCCCTCTACAAGATCTACTACTATCTCAGACGCCATTTCGTCGACTACGGCAAGATAGATCCTCTGATGCGTGACAGACAGATAGAGGACATATCATGTGACGGCGTCGGTATACCCATCTACATCTACCACAGGGAGTACAGGGATCTCAAGACGAACGTCGTCTTCGACACCGACACGAGTCTCAACGAGTTCGTGACTAGAATGGCACAGAGGACGGGGAAACATATCTCGGTCTCGAACCCACTCGTCGACACGAGCCTTCCCGACGGATCACGTGTCCAGCTGACCCTTGGAACCGACATAAGCACACGTGGCTCCAACTTCACTGTCCGCCATTTCGCCGAGGTTCCGATCACCCCCGTCGACCTCATACACTGGAACACCTTCTCGGTAGAGGAGATGGCGTACTTCTGGCTCGCGATAGAGAACAACAAGTCGCTGATATTTGCGGGAGGAACCGCGAGCGGAAAGACGACGAGCATGAACGCCGTCTCTTTCTTCATACCTCCGAGATCGAAGGTCGTGACTATAGAGGACACACGTGAGATAACCCTCCCCCACGAGAACTGGGTCGCGAGCATGACGCGTGAGACGTTCACGGGAGAGGAACGCGGTAACGTCGACATGTACGACCTTCTCCAGACCGCCCTGAGACAGAGACCCGAGTACCTACTCGTGGGTGAGATAAGAGCACAGCATGACGTCGCTCTCACCTTCTTCCAGGCTATGTCTACGGGACATACCTCCTACACTACTTTCCACGCCGACTCGATAGACACCGTCATACACCGTCTCGAAGGTGAGCCCCTCAACGTCCCGAGACAGATGGTCGAGGCTCTCGACATAGTCTCGATACAGAAACAGATATACACAGAGGGAAGACGTGTCCGTAGGACGAGTGAGGTAGTCGAGGTTCTCGAAGTCGGAGGCGGAAGTATGAGTACCCAGACACTGTTCGAGTGGGATCCCTCGACCGACACACAACGGAAGATCTCGGAGTCGTCGGTTCTTGAGGAGATACGTGAGTCACACGGCTGGTCTGGGGAAGACCTCAGAAACGAGCTTCGTAACAGGGAGAAGGTTCTGGAGTACATGCTCGAAAACGGCATAAGGGACTACAGAAGGGTAGCGAGGATAATCTCGAAGTACTGGAAGAACTCCGGGAGAGTCATGTCTAAGATAGAGAACGGAGAGCTATAG